A region of the Bacillus sp. NP247 genome:
GATAACTCATTAATATAAGGAGGTGCCTGGGAATGAAACTTCATGAATTAAAACCTGCAGAAGGTTCTCGTAAAGTACGTAACCGTGTCGGTCGTGGTATCGGTTCTGGTAACGGTAAAACTGCTGGTAGAGGTCATAAAGGACAAAACGCACGTTCTGGCGGCGGTGTTCGTCTTGGCTTCGAAGGTGGTCAAACTCCACTATTCCGTCGTTTACCAAAACGCGGCTTCACAAACATTAACCGTAAAGAGTTTACTATTGTAAACTTATCAACGTTAAATCGTTTTGAAGATGGTACAGAAGTAACACCTGAATTATTGCTGGAAACTGGCGTTATCAGCAAATTAAACGACGGTGTTAAAATTCTTGCAAGCGGAGCAGTAGAGAAAAAATTAACTGTTAAAGCGCACAAGTTCTCTTCAAGTGCTAAAGAAGCAATTGAAGCAGCTGGCGGATCAGTTGAGGTGATCTAATGTTTCGTACAATCTCCAACTTTATGCGCGTTGCTGAGATAAGACGTAAAATATTATTCACTTTAGCGATGTTAATCGTATTCAGGATTGGCACGTTTATCCCAGTGCCATTTACAAATGGAGACGTACTGAAAGCACAAGATCAATTAAATGCCTTAGGTATACTAAATACATTTGGCGGTGGCGCCTTGAAGAACTTCTCCATCTTCGCGATGGGAATCATGCCGTATATTACAGCATCCATCATCGTGCAATTATTGCAGATGGATGTTGTTCCTAAATTTTCGGAATGGTCGAAGCAAGGTGAAATGGGCCGTCGTAAACTAACGCAATTCACGCGTTACTTTACAATTGTTCTTGCGTTTATTCAGGGGTTTGGTATGTCGATCGGTTTTAACGGTATGGTAGGTGGGCAATTAATTTTGAATCCTGGTTGGAGCACTTATTTATACATTGCTACGGTACTGACTGCTGGTACTGCATTTTTAATGTGGTTAGGTGAACAGATTACATCTAAAGGTGTAGGTAATGGTATTTCCATCCTCATCTTTGGTGGTATTGCCGCAGCGATCCCAAGTGTTATATCTCAAGTGTATCAACAACAGTTTCAAAATATCGGAGATCAATTGTTCATGAGTATCGTTAAAGTTGCATTGATTTTACTAGCTGTGCTAGCAGTTATTGTTGGTGTTATTTTCATTCAACAGGCTGTTAGAAAGATTCCAATTCAATATGCGAAGCGTGTAACAGGAGGGAATGGGAATCATGCTGGAGCACAAAACACTCATTTACCACTTAAGGTAAATAGTGCGGGTGTTATTCCAGTCATTTTTGCTGTTTCATTCTTAATTACGCCTCCAACTATTGCACAGTTCTTCCCGAAACATGATGTGTCGCAGTGGATTATTGCAAACTTTAACTATTCTCACCCAGTGGGAATGATTATATATGTTGCGCTCATTGTAGCCTTCACATATTTCTATGCATTTGTTCAGGTTAATCCAGAGCAAATGTCAGAGAATCTAAACAAGCAAGGTGGATATGTTCCAGGTATTCGTCCGGGTAAGAATACAGAACAATATCTAACAAAAATCTTGTATCGTTTGACCTTTGTGGGATCAATTTTCCTAGCAGCGATT
Encoded here:
- the rplO gene encoding 50S ribosomal protein L15, encoding MKLHELKPAEGSRKVRNRVGRGIGSGNGKTAGRGHKGQNARSGGGVRLGFEGGQTPLFRRLPKRGFTNINRKEFTIVNLSTLNRFEDGTEVTPELLLETGVISKLNDGVKILASGAVEKKLTVKAHKFSSSAKEAIEAAGGSVEVI
- the secY gene encoding preprotein translocase subunit SecY, with the protein product MFRTISNFMRVAEIRRKILFTLAMLIVFRIGTFIPVPFTNGDVLKAQDQLNALGILNTFGGGALKNFSIFAMGIMPYITASIIVQLLQMDVVPKFSEWSKQGEMGRRKLTQFTRYFTIVLAFIQGFGMSIGFNGMVGGQLILNPGWSTYLYIATVLTAGTAFLMWLGEQITSKGVGNGISILIFGGIAAAIPSVISQVYQQQFQNIGDQLFMSIVKVALILLAVLAVIVGVIFIQQAVRKIPIQYAKRVTGGNGNHAGAQNTHLPLKVNSAGVIPVIFAVSFLITPPTIAQFFPKHDVSQWIIANFNYSHPVGMIIYVALIVAFTYFYAFVQVNPEQMSENLNKQGGYVPGIRPGKNTEQYLTKILYRLTFVGSIFLAAIAILPVIFTKLGNLPPSAQIGGTSMLIVVGVALETMKQLESQLVKRHYKGFIKQ